A window from Sphingopyxis alaskensis RB2256 encodes these proteins:
- a CDS encoding gamma-glutamyltransferase family protein — protein MRRRTLLTAVPAAALIPTAGFAEGRKPKAAPAAARPDKTTPPVWESGADRFVRPDVHAGDRPVGASFASRTAVYGLSGAVGTAHPLATQAGIDMLRRGGSAVDAAIAINACLGLLEPTANGIGGDVYAMIWDPRTKKLAGLAGSGKSPRGLDLATVRSRARGGTLPAYGAITVSVPGTVDGWWTMHQRYGKLPWKELFEPVIAHAEVGAPVPDMIAYYMRRSLAGFRQPGRGIEEIDNALRTWGLNDGKGPMAGQVFRNPDLARTFRLIAEGGRDAFYEGEIARTIDAYFKRIGGWLRYEDLAAHRSEWIEPHKTAYRGTDVYALGANTQGIATLQMLNILEHFDLKGAGFQSALSIHLQAEAKRLAYEDRARYYADPHFARVPVEWLISKDYAAERAKLIRPDRLLTPVHPGQAPSHGDTTYFSCADKDGMMVSMIQSNFRGMGSGLVADGLGFMFQDRGQLFSLQDGHPNIYAPGKRPFQTIIPGFAARGDVPWMSFGVMGGDMQPQGQTQIIVGRVDYGLEIQSAGDSPRWHHEGSSETMGEDAAGLGPNGLLRLESGVPDASRRRLAEIGWTLGESDGGFGRYQCVEHRMDGDTRVYAAASEMRADGCALAY, from the coding sequence ATGCGTCGCCGCACACTCCTCACCGCCGTCCCCGCCGCCGCGCTGATACCGACAGCTGGCTTCGCGGAGGGCAGAAAGCCCAAGGCCGCGCCCGCGGCCGCCAGGCCGGACAAGACCACTCCGCCGGTGTGGGAATCGGGTGCCGACCGGTTCGTGCGCCCCGACGTCCATGCCGGCGACCGCCCGGTCGGTGCGAGCTTTGCGTCGCGCACCGCCGTTTATGGCCTCAGCGGCGCGGTGGGCACCGCGCACCCGCTCGCGACGCAGGCGGGGATCGACATGCTGAGGCGCGGCGGGTCGGCGGTCGACGCCGCGATCGCAATCAATGCGTGCCTCGGCCTGCTCGAACCCACCGCGAACGGCATCGGCGGCGACGTCTATGCGATGATATGGGATCCCAGGACAAAGAAGCTGGCGGGGCTGGCCGGGTCGGGGAAAAGCCCGCGCGGGCTGGATCTCGCGACGGTTCGGTCGCGCGCGCGCGGCGGCACCCTGCCCGCCTATGGCGCGATTACCGTGTCGGTTCCCGGCACGGTCGACGGCTGGTGGACGATGCACCAGCGCTACGGCAAGCTGCCGTGGAAGGAACTGTTCGAGCCCGTCATCGCGCACGCCGAGGTGGGCGCGCCCGTGCCCGACATGATCGCCTATTATATGCGGCGCAGCCTTGCCGGATTCCGCCAGCCGGGCCGCGGGATCGAAGAGATCGACAATGCGCTGCGCACCTGGGGCCTGAACGACGGCAAGGGACCGATGGCGGGGCAGGTGTTCCGTAACCCCGACCTTGCGCGCACCTTCCGCCTGATTGCCGAAGGCGGGCGCGACGCCTTTTACGAGGGTGAAATCGCGCGGACGATCGATGCCTATTTCAAACGGATCGGCGGCTGGCTGCGCTACGAGGATCTGGCCGCGCATCGATCCGAATGGATCGAGCCGCACAAGACCGCCTATCGCGGCACCGACGTTTATGCGCTGGGCGCCAACACCCAGGGCATCGCGACCTTGCAGATGCTCAATATCCTCGAACATTTCGACCTGAAGGGCGCGGGATTCCAGTCGGCGCTGTCGATTCACCTGCAGGCGGAGGCGAAGCGCCTCGCCTATGAAGACCGCGCGCGCTATTATGCCGATCCGCACTTTGCCAGGGTGCCGGTCGAATGGCTGATTTCAAAGGACTATGCCGCCGAACGCGCAAAGCTGATCCGCCCCGACCGCCTGCTCACCCCCGTCCATCCGGGGCAAGCGCCGAGCCATGGCGACACGACCTATTTCAGCTGCGCCGACAAGGACGGGATGATGGTGTCGATGATCCAGTCGAACTTCCGCGGCATGGGGTCGGGGCTGGTTGCCGACGGCCTCGGCTTCATGTTCCAGGACCGTGGGCAATTGTTCAGCCTTCAGGATGGGCATCCGAACATCTACGCGCCCGGAAAGCGGCCGTTCCAGACGATCATCCCCGGCTTTGCAGCGCGCGGCGACGTGCCGTGGATGAGTTTCGGCGTGATGGGCGGCGACATGCAGCCACAAGGACAGACGCAGATCATCGTGGGCCGCGTCGATTACGGGCTCGAAATCCAGTCGGCGGGCGACTCGCCGCGCTGGCATCACGAGGGATCGTCCGAAACGATGGGCGAGGATGCGGCGGGCCTTGGCCCGAACGGCCTCTTGCGGCTCGAAAGCGGCGTGCCCGATGCAAGTCGGCGACGGCTGGCCGAGATCGGCTGGACGCTGGGCGAATCCGATGGCGGGTTCGGACGCTATCAATGCGTCGAACATCGGATGGACGGCGATACGCGCGTTTACGCCGCGGCGAGCGAAATGCGCGCCGACGGATGTGCGCTCGCCTATTGA
- a CDS encoding prolyl oligopeptidase family serine peptidase, translating into MPAKRLSAPLALVALALTPTAAQAAAAAAASAPAAALAYPDTARGDTVDPQFGVDVADPYRWLEDDVRVNPEVAAWVEAQNRVTDAYLDTLPGRDAFRARMTELYDYERFGLPTKAGARYFYTRNDGLQPQSVLYVREGLKGEGRVLIDPNLWARDGATALAEWEPSEDGKYLLYAVQDGGTDWRIVRVKDVATGQDLPDEVRWVKFSALDWAKDGSGFYYSRFPEPKEGEAFQSLNENHAVYFHRLGTPQSADVLIHATPDKPKLNNSALVTDDGDYLLVVSSEGTDERYGLTLHPLGRPGAKPIVLVDDYANNWEYVTNAGTRFTFLTNKGAPRGRLVSFDIRKPDKLTELVAENPATLVGASRVGDRIILSYLGDAKSEARMVALNGEPIANINLADIGAASGFGGKSSDPETFYAFSSFARPTTIYRFDTETGNSEIFAEPRLTFNPADFSVEQRFYKSKDGTEVPMFLVMKKGLDRSKGSPTLLYGYGGFNVSLTPGFSPTRLAWVDKGGVLAIANLRGGGEYGKAWHDAGRLANKQNVFDDFIAAGEYLIAEGITGKGQLAIEGGSNGGLLVGAVTNQRPDLFAAALPAVGVMDMLRFDRFTAGRYWVDDYGYPSKEADFRNLLSYSPYHNIRSGVAYPAVLVTTADTDDRVVPGHSFKYTAALQHAKAGSKPHLIRIETRAGHGSGKPTDKIIAEAADKYAFAAKWTGLDVE; encoded by the coding sequence ATGCCCGCCAAACGCCTGTCCGCGCCGCTCGCGCTGGTCGCCCTTGCCTTGACCCCCACCGCAGCACAGGCGGCCGCGGCCGCGGCCGCATCGGCGCCCGCCGCCGCGCTCGCCTATCCCGACACGGCGCGCGGCGATACGGTCGATCCGCAGTTCGGCGTCGACGTCGCCGACCCCTATCGCTGGCTGGAGGACGACGTCCGCGTCAATCCGGAGGTTGCGGCGTGGGTCGAAGCGCAGAACAGGGTGACCGACGCCTATCTCGACACGCTGCCCGGTCGCGACGCCTTCCGGGCGCGGATGACTGAGCTGTACGATTATGAACGCTTCGGCCTGCCGACCAAGGCGGGCGCGCGCTATTTCTACACGCGCAACGACGGGCTCCAGCCGCAGTCGGTGCTCTATGTCCGCGAAGGGTTGAAAGGCGAGGGCCGCGTGCTCATCGACCCCAATCTGTGGGCCAGGGACGGTGCGACCGCGCTCGCCGAATGGGAACCGTCGGAGGATGGCAAATATCTTCTCTATGCGGTGCAGGACGGCGGCACCGACTGGCGCATCGTGCGCGTCAAGGATGTCGCGACGGGGCAGGACCTGCCCGACGAGGTGCGCTGGGTGAAGTTTTCGGCGCTCGACTGGGCAAAGGACGGCAGCGGCTTTTACTATTCGCGCTTCCCGGAGCCAAAGGAGGGCGAAGCCTTCCAGTCGCTCAACGAAAATCACGCCGTCTATTTCCACCGCCTCGGCACGCCGCAAAGCGCCGATGTGCTGATCCACGCGACGCCCGACAAGCCCAAGCTCAACAACAGCGCACTCGTCACCGACGATGGCGACTATCTGCTTGTCGTCTCGTCCGAAGGGACCGACGAACGCTATGGCCTGACGCTGCATCCGCTCGGCAGGCCGGGGGCGAAGCCGATCGTCCTTGTCGACGATTATGCGAACAACTGGGAATATGTGACCAACGCGGGAACGCGCTTCACTTTCCTCACCAACAAGGGCGCGCCGCGCGGCCGCCTCGTTTCGTTCGACATCCGCAAGCCGGACAAACTCACCGAACTCGTCGCCGAAAACCCCGCCACGCTCGTCGGCGCCTCGCGCGTCGGCGACCGCATCATCCTCTCCTATCTTGGCGACGCCAAGTCGGAAGCGCGCATGGTCGCACTGAACGGCGAGCCGATCGCGAACATCAACCTCGCCGACATCGGCGCGGCGTCGGGGTTCGGCGGCAAGTCGAGCGACCCCGAAACCTTCTATGCCTTTTCCAGCTTTGCGCGGCCGACGACCATCTATCGCTTCGACACCGAAACCGGAAATAGCGAGATTTTCGCCGAACCCAGGCTGACCTTCAACCCTGCCGATTTCAGCGTCGAGCAACGCTTCTATAAATCAAAGGACGGCACCGAAGTGCCGATGTTCCTCGTGATGAAAAAGGGCCTCGACCGCAGCAAGGGCTCGCCGACGCTGCTTTACGGCTATGGCGGCTTCAACGTCTCGCTGACCCCAGGCTTTTCGCCGACGCGGCTCGCGTGGGTCGACAAGGGCGGCGTGCTCGCGATCGCGAACCTGCGGGGCGGCGGCGAATATGGCAAGGCGTGGCACGACGCCGGCCGCCTTGCGAACAAGCAGAATGTCTTCGACGATTTCATCGCCGCGGGCGAATATCTGATCGCCGAGGGCATCACCGGCAAGGGTCAGCTTGCGATCGAGGGCGGATCGAACGGCGGCCTGCTCGTCGGCGCCGTCACCAACCAGCGCCCCGACCTGTTCGCCGCGGCGCTGCCTGCGGTCGGCGTGATGGACATGCTGCGCTTCGACCGCTTCACTGCGGGTCGTTACTGGGTCGACGATTATGGCTATCCGTCGAAGGAGGCCGATTTCCGGAACCTGCTCAGCTATTCGCCCTACCACAATATCCGCAGCGGCGTGGCCTATCCGGCGGTGCTGGTGACGACCGCCGACACCGACGACCGCGTCGTGCCGGGGCACAGTTTCAAATATACCGCCGCGCTCCAGCACGCGAAGGCGGGCAGCAAGCCGCACCTCATCCGCATCGAAACGCGCGCGGGCCATGGCAGCGGCAAGCCGACCGACAAGATCATCGCCGAGGCCGCCGACAAATATGCCTTTGCGGCGAAATGGACCGGGCTGGACGTCGAATAG
- a CDS encoding glycine zipper 2TM domain-containing protein: MRTILLLGLAAGSLLLTGRAGAEPPALDYGVPADPDARVYTGHPDRVPSETEYRRISGYDAEGRWTGTWDGTYETPDGRRYEGRYEGTVESHGAPYPPPPHGYFWHHGGYDPQYEAEMERRCGRGGTVGGAVVGGVVGGIAGNRIAGRGNRTEGTLIGGGLGALAGSAIGSAEDKKKCEQWWAGRGAYRGGYTTSVHHGGYGYGYGWYAPGVVVTTIINGAPVVTETVETTTRTYYEDVPVRKRHVAKKKWKPKPRPKPRCVC; this comes from the coding sequence ATGCGCACCATCTTGCTATTGGGTCTGGCTGCGGGGTCGTTGCTGCTGACAGGGCGTGCGGGCGCCGAACCGCCCGCTCTCGACTATGGCGTGCCCGCCGATCCCGACGCGCGCGTTTACACGGGGCATCCCGACCGCGTGCCAAGCGAGACCGAATATCGCCGCATCAGCGGCTATGATGCCGAGGGGCGCTGGACGGGCACCTGGGACGGCACCTATGAAACGCCCGACGGCCGCCGTTACGAGGGCCGCTACGAAGGCACGGTCGAAAGCCATGGCGCGCCCTATCCGCCGCCGCCGCATGGTTATTTCTGGCATCACGGCGGTTATGATCCGCAATATGAAGCCGAAATGGAACGCCGCTGTGGCCGGGGGGGCACAGTGGGCGGCGCGGTTGTCGGTGGTGTCGTGGGGGGCATCGCCGGCAACCGCATCGCCGGGCGCGGCAACCGCACCGAAGGCACGCTGATCGGCGGCGGGCTGGGCGCGCTCGCGGGCAGCGCGATCGGCAGCGCCGAAGACAAGAAGAAGTGCGAACAATGGTGGGCCGGTCGCGGCGCGTATCGCGGCGGCTATACGACGAGCGTGCATCACGGCGGCTATGGTTATGGCTATGGTTGGTACGCGCCGGGCGTCGTCGTCACGACGATCATCAACGGCGCGCCCGTCGTCACCGAAACGGTCGAGACGACGACGCGCACCTATTATGAAGATGTGCCGGTGCGCAAACGCCATGTGGCGAAGAAAAAGTGGAAGCCGAAACCCAGGCCGAAGCCGCGCTGCGTCTGTTGA
- a CDS encoding PilZ domain-containing protein has protein sequence MSYSEANPASPPPEEKRQPRQSRLVKAALACQRLGRFDVTLRNVSLTGIGGQGPHMLQIGERMSVFLPGHQPMLGTVRWVAGTRFGIQTDREIETVRLRAAHDDQLIPADSRLDFQIVPPPQIDTWRPGLTRATNLPGHLGRRR, from the coding sequence ATGTCCTATTCCGAGGCCAACCCCGCCTCACCCCCGCCGGAGGAAAAGCGCCAGCCACGGCAGTCGCGGCTGGTGAAAGCGGCGCTCGCCTGTCAGCGGCTGGGGCGCTTCGATGTCACGCTGCGCAATGTGTCGCTGACCGGAATCGGCGGACAAGGGCCGCATATGCTGCAAATCGGCGAGCGAATGAGCGTGTTCCTGCCGGGGCATCAGCCGATGCTGGGCACGGTGCGCTGGGTCGCGGGAACGCGCTTCGGCATCCAGACCGACCGCGAGATTGAAACCGTCCGGCTGCGCGCGGCGCATGACGATCAACTCATTCCGGCCGACAGCCGCCTCGATTTCCAGATCGTGCCGCCGCCGCAAATCGACACCTGGCGACCCGGCCTGACCCGCGCCACCAACCTGCCGGGGCATCTCGGACGGAGACGCTAG
- a CDS encoding GAF domain-containing protein, with amino-acid sequence MSYTLSFTATEAAERWAEAGEAAAALVAGEHDGIANMANVAALIWQAIPDLNWAGFYRFDGQELVLGPFQGKAACIRIPLDKGVCGAAARLRATQRVEDVHAFPGHIACDADSRSELVVPVIANDRLVGVLDLDSPLPARFTAADQAGAEALVARIAGALA; translated from the coding sequence ATGAGCTACACCCTCTCCTTCACCGCCACCGAGGCCGCCGAGCGGTGGGCCGAGGCGGGCGAGGCTGCGGCGGCGCTCGTCGCAGGCGAGCATGACGGGATCGCCAACATGGCGAATGTCGCCGCGCTGATCTGGCAGGCGATCCCCGACCTCAACTGGGCCGGATTTTATCGTTTCGACGGGCAGGAACTGGTGCTCGGCCCGTTCCAGGGCAAGGCGGCGTGCATCCGGATTCCGCTCGACAAGGGCGTGTGCGGCGCCGCCGCGCGGTTGCGCGCGACGCAGCGCGTCGAGGATGTCCACGCCTTTCCGGGCCATATCGCGTGCGACGCGGACAGCCGCAGCGAACTCGTCGTGCCCGTGATCGCGAACGACCGGCTGGTCGGTGTGCTCGACCTCGACAGCCCGCTGCCCGCGCGCTTCACCGCCGCCGATCAGGCGGGCGCCGAGGCGCTGGTCGCGCGCATCGCGGGGGCGCTGGCGTGA